From the genome of Ralstonia pickettii, one region includes:
- the alkB gene encoding DNA oxidative demethylase AlkB: protein MTTGDLFADHSPADDTRIALGEAAFVLRGFALSEATGLIAAVDAIAQQAAFRHMVTPGGFEMSVALTNSGTLGWTSDRRGYRYATLDPLTGNPWPPLPDVFLRLAHNAAAEAGFHGFTPDACLINRYVPGARMSLHQDKDEQDYGAPIVSVSLGMPAVFLFGGHRRADKPQRIPLFHGDVVVWGGPDRLRYHGIAPLKDHPHPLLGSQRINLTFRKAG from the coding sequence ATGACCACCGGCGATCTGTTTGCCGATCACTCACCCGCTGACGACACACGCATTGCGCTCGGCGAAGCGGCGTTTGTGCTGCGCGGCTTTGCGCTGTCGGAAGCGACGGGCCTGATCGCGGCGGTGGATGCCATCGCGCAGCAGGCCGCGTTTCGGCACATGGTCACGCCGGGCGGCTTCGAGATGTCGGTCGCGCTGACCAACAGCGGCACGCTGGGCTGGACATCAGACCGCCGCGGCTACCGCTATGCCACGCTCGACCCGCTCACAGGAAACCCGTGGCCGCCGCTGCCCGATGTGTTCCTGCGTCTCGCGCACAACGCGGCCGCCGAAGCAGGCTTCCACGGCTTCACGCCAGACGCCTGCCTCATCAACCGCTATGTACCCGGCGCCCGCATGTCGCTGCATCAGGACAAAGACGAGCAGGACTACGGCGCGCCGATCGTCTCAGTGTCACTCGGCATGCCGGCCGTCTTCCTGTTTGGCGGCCATCGCCGTGCCGACAAGCCGCAACGCATTCCCCTGTTTCACGGTGATGTTGTCGTCTGGGGCGGGCCGGATCGCCTGCGCTATCACGGCATTGCGCCGCTCAAAGACCACCCGCATCCGCTGCTCGGCAGCCAGCGGATCAACCTCACGTTCCGCAAGGCCGGCTGA
- a CDS encoding DNA-3-methyladenine glycosylase family protein yields the protein MTIAADLSESAYRQAETFLATLDEDWARHVAAVGPCGHAAKPAREPYEALIRAIAYQQLHAKAGDAILGRFIALYPAAAFPAPQQVLDTDEAELRACGFSATKLATIRGIAQAALDGVVPTREQALAMPDEALIERLVTLRGVGRWTVEMLLIYTLERSDILPADDFGVRDGYRRLKRLESTPTRKQMETIGLAWSPYRTVAAWYLWRVPVNVSGS from the coding sequence ATGACCATCGCCGCAGACCTGTCCGAAAGCGCCTACCGACAAGCCGAAACTTTTCTGGCGACGCTGGACGAAGACTGGGCGCGCCACGTCGCCGCCGTCGGGCCCTGCGGCCACGCCGCCAAGCCAGCGCGCGAGCCCTATGAAGCATTGATCCGCGCCATCGCCTATCAGCAGCTGCACGCGAAGGCGGGTGACGCCATCCTCGGCCGGTTCATCGCGCTCTATCCGGCTGCTGCGTTTCCTGCCCCGCAGCAAGTGCTCGACACGGATGAGGCGGAGCTGCGCGCGTGCGGCTTTTCTGCCACCAAACTGGCGACCATTCGCGGCATCGCCCAAGCCGCGCTCGACGGCGTCGTGCCCACGCGGGAGCAGGCGCTGGCCATGCCCGACGAAGCGCTCATCGAGCGGCTGGTGACACTGCGCGGGGTTGGCCGGTGGACGGTCGAAATGCTGCTGATCTACACGCTGGAGCGCTCGGACATCTTGCCCGCGGATGATTTCGGCGTCCGCGATGGTTACCGACGCCTGAAGCGCCTCGAGTCCACACCCACACGCAAGCAGATGGAGACGATTGGTCTTGCGTGGAGCCCGTATCGAACCGTCGCGGCTTGGTACTTATGGCGCGTGCCCGTCAATGTTTCAGGCTCGTGA
- the napE gene encoding periplasmic nitrate reductase, NapE protein, which produces MEQPQNVDAQRKSEELRSFLFLTAVMVPVLSVIIVAGYGFIVWATQLLSGPPTH; this is translated from the coding sequence GTGGAACAGCCCCAAAACGTCGACGCGCAACGTAAATCCGAAGAGCTGCGGAGCTTTCTGTTTCTGACGGCCGTCATGGTGCCGGTTCTTTCCGTCATTATCGTGGCCGGATATGGATTTATCGTCTGGGCAACGCAATTGCTGAGCGGTCCGCCAACGCATTGA
- a CDS encoding chaperone NapD encodes MRNTKKIDIPVRPAPLGDDEWHIAGVLVQTRPTHIARVSESIESIAGSEIHAASDNGKLVVTLEAPSSRAIAAHLAFIQQIDGVLNTALIYQHNEMADAMHEEMDDESLSPRVH; translated from the coding sequence ATGCGAAACACAAAAAAAATAGATATCCCCGTTCGGCCGGCGCCACTCGGTGACGACGAGTGGCACATCGCCGGCGTTCTGGTCCAGACGCGGCCAACCCATATTGCACGGGTGAGCGAATCCATCGAAAGCATCGCCGGCAGCGAAATCCATGCAGCCAGCGATAACGGCAAGCTCGTGGTCACGCTTGAGGCGCCCAGTTCGCGCGCCATTGCAGCGCACCTGGCGTTCATTCAGCAGATCGACGGTGTGCTCAACACCGCCCTGATCTACCAGCACAACGAAATGGCCGACGCCATGCATGAGGAAATGGACGATGAAAGTCTCTCGCCGCGCGTTCATTAA